In Rhodoferax sediminis, the sequence CAGTTTGGCGGCCTTCTGCTCAGTCAACAGCGTCACCTTCAGGTCCAGATGCGCCCGCTGTTCCTCCAGCTTCGCGAGCCGGTTCTGCTTGGTCAGAACCACGGTCGCGGTCAGCAAGGCGCCCAGACCGACAATGCCCTGCAGCCAGAAAAACGGCGCCGGATCGAATTCGGCGATGCCAAGCCGGTGCAATACGATGCTGGCGAGCATCCAGAGTGTGACAAAGAGCAGGATGAAACCCAAAAAAGCAGGCTGGCCGATCACCAGGCTGATGCGCTCCAGGATCCGTTGCCATCGGGAGATCTTTTCCTCTTCACGGGCGTAGAACGCCAGTACGGCCTCGATATTGCCGCTGAGTTGGTCGCGGTCCGATTCGCCTGGCTTATTTCCGGGATCCAGCGGCGGCGCCGACGCCGCGCCACGTTCGGACAGGTCCATGCGATTGGCGGGTCGGCTATCTCACACTACATTTTGTGATCGACGGGGCGAGGGCGGCGATGATCCACATCATGCTTCATGTGGCGTGCATGTCTGGCAACGAGACGGTGATGCACGTCTCGTTCATGTGATTGCATTTGGCGATCGTTGCGGGCGTCCGGGTGGCCGCGCAGGTCGGGGTTGTCCTGTGCTTGTGCATATGCGAGTGGCGCAAATGCCAGGATGAAGGCCACCAGGCCAGGTAATTTTTTCATTTTTGAATCCTTCAAATAGTGGGGGCTTGATCGGCCGCTTAACGCACCTGCACCGGTGCCAACGTTACGACGCCGCTGCAATAAAGTGGCACCCCTTGAGGCGCTTCTTCCAGGACAACATAGGAGAGCTCGCCCGATTGTTTGACGCCAATCAGATGCGCCAGCGCCGCCATCCGATGCCGAGCCTCCTGCATGGAGGGCGCCTTGATGGTGAGGCGGATCTGCCGGGTAATTGGGTCAAAAGGGCAGTAAAAATTGCCTTTTATGGCAACTTTCTCAGGCTTCGGATAAGCGGAATTGTTCATGCTTTTTTGCAAGGCAAGTTTTCACCGTTTGCCGGCAATGTCTTTGACGGTGCCGTTGGGCTGGTTTCTGTTCACGATGGTTTGCCTTGTAAAAATTGAATGAGCTGCTACGCAAATGAGTCAATCGATGACTGCAAATTCATGCTAATGAATCGTCAGGAGTTCATCTGTGCGATTGCATACATAGGCAAGGCTTTACCTGCCGCACATCCGTACCTGCATGCGTACCTGAGGCGGGCGCATCGTGTTCGGCCGATAGTGCGGTATCGAACGTTGGATGCAGCGCCGGCGCAGCCATCCGATCTCCTGTCGCTCTACACAAGAATAGTTCTTATGTTCGGTATCAAACATGAGATGTGAGTTTGAAACCGTACACTCGCTTTCTATACTTTACAAATGCGCGGCGCAAACCGCCTCGATTGCAGCCCTTGCAGCCAGACCTACTGGAGTTCCGTGATGACAGATTCCCGCGATGCCAAAAAAAACCACTTGCTCGCCGCGTTGCCCGATGCCGAATGGCAGCGTTGGCTGCCGCAGCTGGAATGGGTCGAGATGCCGCTGGGCGAGGTGCTCTATGAGGCGGGCAAGACACTGGAACATGTGTACTTTCCGACGACATCCATCGTCTCGCTGCTGTACGTGATGGAAGACGGCGCCTCGGCCGAGATCGCCGTGGTCGGCAACGAGGGGCTGGTCGGTATCTCGCTGTTCATGGGCGGCGAGTCCACACCCAGCCGTGCGGTGGTGCAAAGCGCCGGCCAGGGTTTCCGCCTGAAAGCGCAGACCATGAAGGACGAGTTCAACCGGGCCGGCCCGGTGATGCACCTGCTGCTGCGCTATACCCAGGCCCTGATCACGCAAATGGCGCAAACGGCCGTGTGCAACCGGCACCATTCGCTCGACCAGCAACTGTGCCGCTGGTTGCTGCTGAGCCTGGATCGCCTGCAGGGCAGTGAACTGGTGATGACGCAGGAACTTATCGCCAACATGCTGGGCGTGCGCCGCGAAGGCGTGACCGAGGGCGCGCTCAAGTTGCAGGAGGCCGGGCTGATCCGCTACGCGCGTGGTCGCATCTCCGTGCTGGACCGCCCGGGGCTGGAGCGGCGCACCTGCGAGTGCTATGCGGTGGTCAAGAAGGAATACGACCGGTTGCTGCCCGTGAAATTGGCGACGTAGCCTGCAACTTGGGGCGACGGCATCGCTGTAGGAGCGAGCCCACGCCCGAAACCGGTCGCCGCCGATAGCGCAGGCGGCCATCCGGCTGAATGATGGGACTCGAAGAATACAACGAGAGCCCCATGATTGCACCACCCCGCCACGTCTGCGCGCCGCGACAAAATCAGTTGCTTGCCGCGCTGTCTGACGCCGAATGGAATCGCTGGCAGGCGGATCTGCAACTGGTAGACCTGCGCCAGGGCCAGGTGTTGAGCGAGTCGGGCACGGCCCCCGTCTATGCTTACTTTCCGACCACGGCCATCGTGTCGCTGCTGTATCTGACACAAGAGGGTGCATCGACCGAGATCGCGGTGGTCGGCAACGACGGAGTGGTGGGTTTCTCGCTGTTCATGGGGGGCAACGCCACGCCGAGCCAGGCCGTGGTGCAACATGCGGGCCAGGCCTACCGGTTACCCGCGCAGGCGGTCAGGAATGAAGTCAACCGTGCCGGCCCGATGCTCGCCATCCTGCTGCGCTACACCCAACTCATGATGACGCAAATGGCGCAGACCGCCACCTGCAATCGCTACCACTCCATCAATCAGCAGTTGTGCCGCCGCCTGCTGCTGGGCCTGGACCGATTGCCGGCCGGGGAACTCGTGATGACGCAGGAACTGCTGGCCAGCCTGCTGGGCGTGCGCCGCGAAAGCGTGACCGCCGCGGCACTCAAGCTGCAACAGGCCGGCGTGATCCGCTACAGGCGTGGACACATCCAGGTGCTTGACCGCCAGCGGCTTGAGCAGTGCACTTGCGAGTGCTATACGCCGGCTCCAAAGGAATACAACGCGCCACCGTCTCCACGGCCGGCGCTGCTCGCTGCCTGAGCGGGATATTTATTTGCGGTTGTGTGCGCTGGCAGACGGTGATAAGCCCATGCTGCATGCACAATCGGCGTACCGATTGAGGCGGCATGCAATTGATGTGGTATTCGCTAGCAGGGTGATCTTCAGCGCACCCATCCCCCTGAGGGGCCAGCAACCTACCGGAGTGTCAATTTGGCCACCCCCGAGAACCACCTGATCGACCTGCTGCCGCGCAAAGACCGTCTGCACCTTCTGGGCTTGTGCGAGCCGGTCCATCTGGTGCTGGGTGCCGTACTGTGCGAGCCCGCCAAAGCGACGCGCCATGTCTACTTTCCCATTGACGGCTTTATCTCGCTGGTGGCAGCTATCGACGGCAAGCCGGGCCTGGAAGTCGGCATGGTCGGGCGTGAAGGCATGCTCGGTGCGCAGCTGGCGCTGGGTGTGAAGACCGTACCTTTGCATGCATTGGTGCAGGGCCCGGGCACCGCGTGGCGCATTGACGCCAGGGACTTCCGGCGCGAACTGATTGACAGCCAGGCCCTGCAACGCGTCATGAACCGGTACCTTTACGTGGTGATGGCGCAGTTGGCCACATCGGCCGTATGCCTGCGTTTTCACCTGATCGGTCCACGCCTGGCACGCTGGCTGCTGATGAGCCAGGACCGGGCGCACAGTGACAGCTTTCCAGTGACCCAGGAATTCCTCGCCTACATGCTGGGTGTACGCCGCGTCGGCGTCACGGCTGCCGCTGGTGCCTTGCAGCGCAGCGGGCTGATCGAATACCACCGCGGCGAGCTCAAGGTGCTCGATCGCAGCGGCCTGGAAGCCGCCGCGTGCGACTGTTATGGCGCCGACCGGCAGGTTTACGCCGGCGTGCTGGCCTGAGCCCGGGTTCGCACCTCGTTGTTGCCCTCTTTTCTCGACCCCAGTGTGTTTGCATAAACCCAGGTGAATTCGGCGCCGATCAGGAATATCTGGGCCGAGTAATAGACCCACAGCAGGATCACCACGAGCGAGCCGGCTGCGCCGAAGCCCGAGACGATGCCGCTGCCCCCGACATACCAGCCGATCAGTGACTTGCCCAGGGTGAACAGCAACGCCGTGAACACGGCGCCGACCCAGACATCCTTCCACTGCACGCGCGCACGCGGCATGACCTTGTAGATCAACGCAAACATGGCGCCCACCAGCAGGAAGCCGCCCACGGCATTGGCGGCGGCCGCCACTGCGTACCACGCCCCAAAGCTGGGTTCCAGCCAGCGCCCCGCCGTGGCCAGCGCGGCGCTCACCACGAGCGACACGATGAGAAGGAAGCCGATGGCGAGGATCATGCCGAAAGAGAGCAGCCGCGCCCGCACGAGCGCGAGCCAGCCATTCGTGCGCCGCTGCGCGGGAACGCGCCAGATGCGGTCCAGCGAGTCCTGCAGCTCACCGAACACCGACGTGGCACCCACGAACAGCAACACCACGCCGGCTGCGGTAGCGGCCGCGCCTTCGGCCGGCTTATGGACACTGGCCAGCAATCCCTGGACGGCGCTCGCGCCCTGATCGCCCATCAGGGAGCGCAACTGCCCGGCGATCTCGCCGCGGGCGGCGTCCTGCCCAAACACGAACCCCGCCACGGAAATGACGATCAGCAATAACGGCGCCAGAGAGAACATGGTGTAGTACGCCAGCGCTGCGCCCATGCTCGGCGCGTAATCGTCAATCCATGAATTTGCGACTTGCCTGGCCAGAGTCCAGCAGGAACGGGTGTCGATGTGCATGAGATGGCGCGGCAAGTGGGCGAAAAGCCCATCATCGGCGTCTTTGGCGCGCCCGTCCGTCAGCGAGAAGTGGCATCGGGCGTCGGAATCGGCCTACTGGGGAGCCATTGTTGGATATCGCACAGACCGGAGGTTTCCTTTTCCTTTACGGTAGGACCCTTGTAATGCTTTGCCGTCCTGGAGACCTTATGCAAACTGCCCTGATGCCCCGTTCCATTTCATCGCCAGAGACGTTCCTGGCCCGACGTGCGCCCGACGCAGCCAACGGTCCGCATCAATGCACCCCGCAGGGGCAGGCCGACCAACAGTTTGTCGCCATGCTCAACGCTTATCGAGGCAGCGGCGGGATCGGCCGGACCGAGGAGGTCTTGAAGATGCTCAAATATTACGATGAAAGCCCGGTCACAAAGCTCGCAGACTGGATCCTCAAGAGAAAAGTGATCTGCTTCGAGTGGCGATCGCAAACATGGCTCCCCTGGTTTCAGTTCCACCACGCCGACATGCGTCCGCAACCGGACCTGGCGCCGGTGTTCGCGGAGTTGGCGCCCGTCTTTGACCCGTGGGAGCTGGCGAACTGGTTTGCGCAGCCCAATCCATGGCTTTCGGATTGCACGCCTGCCGATACGCTGCACGTCAATCCACCGGGGGTTCTGCATGCCGCACGTGCCGACCGGTTCGTGGCCGCCGGATAAGGCTGGCGCGGAACTTCTTCCTACATCCGGTCCAACGAACGTCCGACAGCGCACGCCGGTGCAGGGCGTCATGATTTCCCCATTCAACTGATGGAGCTCAACATGAATATCCCTCTTGCCGCAACTGCAGATGAACTCAGGCGGGGACGCGCCGTACCTGGCGTCTACCCGGCCCTGGCTCAATCCCCGCGACCACCCGCCAGCGCGGTGTCGTGGGGAGCCATTCTTGCAGGTGCCGCCGCTGCCGCAGCCCTGTCGCTGATCCTGTTGATCCTGGGGACCGGTTTGGGCTTGTCTTCAGTGTCACCCTGGGCGCACGACGGCACCAGTGCGACGACCTTCGGTGCTTCGACCATCGCATGGCTGACCTTCACGCAACTCGCGGCGTCCGCCATGGGGGGCTACCTGGCGGGCAGGCTCAGGACCAAGTGGGTCGCGGTGCATACGGACGAGGTCTATTTCCGTGACACTGCGCACGGCTTTTTAGCTTGGGCCATTTCCGCGCTCGCCACCGCCGCGCTGCTCACCTCGGTGATTGGCTCCATCGTCGGCACCGGTGCGCGCGCGGGAGCCTCGATGGCCGGGACTGCCGCCACCGGTCTGACCGCGGCCACTACAGGCGCAGGCGGCGCTGCGATGGGCGGGTCGGACAATGACCACGGGCCGACGCAATACCTCGTCAATTCCCTGTTCCGCAGGGACGCGAACGCGGCGGCAGCGCCAACTGCCATGACGGGCACATCGCCCACAGGGGCCGTGCAACCGGCGGGTGAAATGCCGATGTCGGCAATGCCGGCGAGACCCGAGTCTGCGCCACCCACGGCCGAAGTGGCCGGCATCTTCATGAACAGCCTTCGCACCGGAGCGTTGCCGCAAGAAGACAGCCGCTATGTGGCGCAGGTGGTCGCGCAGCGCACCGGCCTGACGCAGCAGGATGCGCTAAAGCGCGTCAACGATACCTATGCACGGATGCAGCTGAAGATGAACGATGCGCAGATGGCCGCAAAAGACGCTGCGGCCAAGGCGCGCAAGGCTTCCGCCTATGCGGCGCTGTGGCTCTTCGTCTCGCTGCTCATTGGCGCTTTTGCCGCCAGCCTGGCGGCCACCTATGGCGGGCGCCGGCGCGACCTGTGACGCCGCATTCAACCACTTCAACCAGGAGATTTTTATGCGCTCACTTCTGCTGCTTTTTCTCGGCATTCCCATTCCCATCATCATTTTGATTGCGCTATTCGTGCACTAGCGCGCTTGCGTTTCACCAACCCTGCAGGAAAGACCACCATGACAACTGCGACAACTGCGACAACTGCGACAAAGAGGACGACAGAACGGCCACCCACGAAAAAGCCTCAAGATGCCACGGCCCTGCTGCGTGCGGACCATGAGGCGGTGGGCCAGCTGTTCGACGACTACGAGAAGACACGCTCGGCGGCCCGCAAGAAGGAGATCGTTGCCAAGATTTGCACCGAGCTCGGCGTGCATGCACAAATCGAAGAAGAAATCTTCTACCCCGCCGTCAAACTGGCGCTGAAGGACAAGGAACTGGTTCCCGAAGCCACGGTCGAGCACGCCACCCTGAAAGCCCTGGTTGCCCAGGTCGAGGGTGTGGAGCCCGAGGGCGAGATGTTCGAGGCCAGGATCCAGGTCCTGTGCGAGTACGTCAAGCATCACGTCAAGGAAGAACAGGAACAGATGTTCCCGAAGGCGAAGTCCAGCAACCTGGATCTGCAGGCACTCGGTGCCAAGCTGGCCGAGCGCAAGGCCCAGTTGCTGGCGCAGCGGGACTGACATCATGACAAGGCGGACGAAATCGGCGCCGTCGCTCGATGGCGCCGGCTCTGTTTTGAGTACCATCTCCGGGCCTTCCAACGCCAAACCCCCAGGCAGCCTTGGCATGGAGCCCGCGCGCAATCACCTGCTGGTAAAGGTCATTGCGGAGCATGCGCTGTCGGCGCAAATACCCGATAACCCGATCAAGGCGGGCGAGTATGGCAATGCATCGCGTATACCGCAGCTGGGCATCACCGCCAAGCCGTCGACGCCGTCGGCCACTGCCAGCACGGCCAGCGAAATCAACGCGTCGCCCAAGGTCGGGGCCGGTGAGCCGACTTTCGGTGTCAACTCGACCGCCGGCTCCCTGGACCAGGTGCGCGCCGATGCAAGCGGACAGGCACTGACGACCGATCAAGGTGTGTTGCTGGCGGACAACCAGAATTCGCTGAAGGTCGGAATGCGCGGGCCGGTCTTGCTGGAAGACTTCGTTCTGCGTGAAAAGATCACGCACTTCGATCACGAGCGCATTCCGGAGCGCGTGGTGCATGCGCGCGGCTCGGCCGCGCACGGCTATTTCGAATGCTATGCGGCGCTGACCGACATGACCAAGGCTGCGCCTTTCGCCGAAGCAGGCAAGCGCACACCGGTGTTTGTGCGCTTCTCGACGGTCATAGGAGAGCGCGGATCGACCGATCTGGCACGCGACCCGCGAGGTTTTGCGGTCCAGTTCTACACCGACCAGGGCAACTGGGACGTGGTCGGCCTCAACATGCCGGTATTTTTCATCCAGGACGCGATGAAGTTTCCCGACCTGGTGCACGCGGCCAAGCCAGAGCCGCATCAAGGGATGCCGCAAGCCGCCACTGCCCACGATACGTTTTGGGACTTCGCGTCGCTGATGCCGGAGATCACCCACATGCTGATGTGGGTCATGTCGGACCGGGCCATCCCGCGCAGTTACCGCACCATGCAGGGCTTTGGTGTGCATACGTTTCGGCTCGTGAATGCGGCGGGCGAGTCGGTCTTTTGCAAGTTTCATTGGGAGCCGCTGGCGGGCACCCACTCGGTGGTGTGGGACGAGGCAGTCAAAATCAGCGGCGCCGATCCAGACTTTCATCGGCGCGATCTATGGGAAGCAATCGAATCGGGCGCCTATCCGCAATGGGAACTCGGTTTGCAGGTTTTCACGGAAGAAGAGGCAGACGGTTTTGCCTTCGACGTACTCGATCCGACCAAGCTGGTACCTGAAGAATTGGTGCCGGTTCGCACGGTGGGCGTTTGGTGCTCGATCGCAACCCGGACAACGTCTTCGCAGAAACCGAGCAGGTCGCGTTCTGCACCGCGAATATCGTTTCCGGCATCGACTTCAGCAACGACCCCTTGCTTCAGGGGCGCAATTTTTCTTATCTGGATACGCAAATCAGCCGGCTCGGCGGTGCGAATTTTCACGAACTGCCGATCAATGCCTCGTTGGTGCCGGTTCAAAACAACCAGCGCGATGGCATGCATCGGCAGTCCATCGCTCGCGGCAGGGTCAGTTACGAACCCAACTCGCTTGCAGGCGGTTGTCCGTTCCAGGCCGGCACGCGCGGCGGCTTCACCTCGTTTCCCCAATGGCTGGCCGACGACAAGGTTCGTGGCAAAGCCGAATTGTTCGCCGACCACTATTCGCAGGCGCGTCTGTTCTGGATCAGCCAGAGCGCGCCCGAGCAGGCGCATATCGTGGCCGCGTTTCGTTTCGAGCTGACGCGGGTGCAGACTCCGGCGATCCGTGTGCGTATGGTGTCGATGCTGGTCAATGTCCACCCCGATCTGGCCGCCCGCGTGGCCTTGGGACTAGGGATCGAGGTACCCCCCGCCATGGCGCTGGCGTCCGACTTGCCGATCCCGAAATACGCGCCCTCGCCGGCGCTGTCCTTGCTGTTCCGAGGGGGGCGGATGGATGGTCGGCGCGTGGCGGTGCTGGTGGCGGACGGTGTGGATGGCGCCATGGTGCAGACGGTCTACGCATCGCTGTTGGGCGACGGCACGGTGCCACGCCTGGTCGGCAGCCGTCTCGGCAAGATCGCGACCAATGACCGCACGACCCTGGACGTCGAGATATCCCTCGAGGCCGCGCCGTCCGTACTGTACGACGCCGTGCTGGTGGCCGACGGCGCAGGTGCCGTGCAGCACTTGATGCAGGACGCGCATGCGCTTGAATTTGTGCGCGACCAGTACCGGCATTGCAAGCCTATTTGCCTCATGGGCGGTGCCGTTGCGCTTTTGGAGAAGGCCGGCATTCCCGCCACCCTGCCGGATGGGAGCATTGATGCCGCGCTGGTGATCGGCAGCGACGCTGACGGCCTGTCGCTGGCGGATACGTTGGCGGCGTTCAAGGCCGCGCTCGCCGGTCCTCGCGCGTTCGAGCGCGAAACCGACCCCCCGCGCGTATAGCTTACTTATGGAAGGAATCATCATGTCAACAAACCCATGGAGTCCGAAGCGCGAGCGCCAGTACGCACACATCAAGGAAAGCCTGTTTAAGCCCGGCAAGGGAGCGCAACTCGCCGGGGAGATTGCGGCCCGCACCGTCAACAAGGAGCGGGCGCAGCATGGCGAGGCAGAGCAGGCGAACGCGTCGTCACTCAACGACGTGCCGGCCGGCCGGCGCGGCGGCCGGCACTCGCATCTGGGTGCGGGCGGACGTACATTGGTGCAGCTTCGCAATGAGGCTAGGCAACGCGGTGTGAAAGGTCGCTCCAGGACGAGCGAAGCGCAGCCGGAGCAGCCATTGAACGCTCCGCGCCGTATCAATGCCCGAACGGCCGTGAACGTTGCCGCCGCGAGCGAAAGGCCGACAACGCGGGCTGCAATTTGAAACATCCTGCGCCCCGCGTGCGTACGCTGACGTACATACCGCGCGGCCTGAAAAGTCTATCTTCACTACAAGGCGCCGATCACTGAGCACGACGCCTTGGGTATCTATCAACCTGAGTTATTTATTGGAGATTCATATGAACTACGAAGAGCGCGACACCTATGGCATGTACAAAACCAACCCCAGCGGTAGCTCCGGGTCCGAGGTACGGCAAGGCCCCGGTCCCACGCTGCTGGGGGCCGACACACTGATTGGCAATGACGTCTATAACCAGCAAGACGAGGACCTCGGGGGCATCAAGGAAATCATGTTGGACACGCGCACCGGCAGAGTAGGTTACGCGGTCCTGTCCTTCGGTGGTTTCCTGGGAATGGGCGAGAAACTTTTCGCTGTGCCGTGGAACGCATTGACGCTGGATAGCGAGAACAAGCGCTTTGTATTGAACGTGGACAAGGATCGCCTCAAGAACGCGCCGGGGTTTGACAAAGACTCATGGCCCGATATGGCAGACAAGACCTGGGCCGATGACATTCATGCTTACTACGGCACGAAGCCGTATGCGGACGATATGCACGCGTAGGTTTTTTTCGGAAGCCTCAGCAGAAAGACCACATACGCTGGTTAACAGCTCTTCCAGGCACTTAAGCGATGCCCTTCGCCCATTTCAACCCATCTCAAAGGAACACCCATGAGTACCGATAACCCTCTGGAACAACCCAACGTGTTTGCAAACCGCACCGCCCAGTCGGCAGACCAGGCCATCAAGGCGACGCAGCGCGTGGCCAATGACGCTCTGAACACCCTGGCTGGCAGCGTTGAGGACATGCGTCAGCAAGCTACACCGCTGCTCAACCGTGCGACCCAGCAGGTCAATACATTGGCACAGCAGGGGATGGATACCGTTCGCGACACGTCCCAACAGCTTCGTGAGCAGGCGATACGCGCGGCGGACAGTACGGTGAGCTACGTCAAGGAGGAGCCCGTCAAGGCGATGTTGATCGCGGCTGCCACTGGCGCGGCGTTAATGGCGCTGGTCAGCCTGATGAGTCGTTCACGGGATCGCGGCTAGAGGCGCTGGCGTCGTCGCAATGACCATCATGATCCATCCCCTGCTCCATCTGGTGGCGACCCAGCCGCATTTGCTGGCTGAGCACGCACAGGCTTATGCCGAGCTGGTTGCCGCCGAAATCGGTGCCGTCTCGACAAGATGGAGGCGGCGCGCGCTGCTGGGGATGGTGGGCTTGTGCTGCCTGGTGGCGGCTATGGCTCTTGCCGGCATGGCGTGGATGTTGTGGGCCGTCGTTCCGATTGCCCAGATGCCCGCTCCGTGGGTCCTCATTGTTGCGCCGCTGGTGCCCGTTATCGTTGCGGCGGGGTGCCTGCTGGCCGCGCGTGGAGGCGACGATGACGGCACTTTCGATTCCTTGCGCCATCAACTGAAGGACGACATGGCGATGTTGCGCGAAGTGAGCGTTTTATGAGCACTGTGCAGGCGGCATCTGCACGGCTGGCGGCGTCGCGCGCGCGCCTGCACCAGGCAATGCAGGAAGTTTTGGCGCCTCCGCTTTCGCGCTCGGGGCGAGGCGGCCACGGGTCGGGCAACGCCCGGCTGGACCGCCTGAAATCAATTCCGGGTATCGGCGCCGTGGTCGACGCGCTCGGCAGCTGGTTGTCACGTCATCCTCTGCGGTTTGCCGGCATCGCGGCCGTGAACACGGCCAATGCCATGGTGCAGCCGATCGCACAGCGCAATCCCTGGGGCCTGGTGTTGGGCGCGTTGGTGGCGGGGGGCTGTTTGCCTGGAGTCGCCCGTGGCGCTGGATCCTCAAGCCGGCCCTGTTTCTAGGGCTGGTGCCGCAAGTCGTGACCAAGGTGATCACCCGCATGCCTTCTGGCTTGTGGATGGCGTTGTGGAGTGCATGTGCGCAGGAGCAGCATGTGCCGCACCGCGCCCTGGCAGCGCGAAGGGTGGCCGATGCAACGGGCACCGCACTTGACACAGCCAAGCCCAAAGCACACCTTCAATCCAACTTTTAAAAAGCAGGCCCAGGCAGAAAATCGCATACGTTGGTTGATCTCCTACACGCGTGTGCGAGATACCCTGATACCGCGTCGCCCCGCTCCCTCCTATATTTGAAATTGTGGATGGCCATGAACAAACTCAACATCAACGCGAACGCACTCGCGCGCGGCCTGGCAATCGGTGCCAGCGCGATGCGGCAACAAGGCGGCCAACAC encodes:
- a CDS encoding DUF1003 domain-containing protein encodes the protein MDLSERGAASAPPLDPGNKPGESDRDQLSGNIEAVLAFYAREEEKISRWQRILERISLVIGQPAFLGFILLFVTLWMLASIVLHRLGIAEFDPAPFFWLQGIVGLGALLTATVVLTKQNRLAKLEEQRAHLDLKVTLLTEQKAAKLIDLLEELRRDLPNVRDRQDPDAATLQQPMDPEGVRATLDERLKAAGATKADAAGNP
- a CDS encoding Crp/Fnr family transcriptional regulator; translated protein: MTDSRDAKKNHLLAALPDAEWQRWLPQLEWVEMPLGEVLYEAGKTLEHVYFPTTSIVSLLYVMEDGASAEIAVVGNEGLVGISLFMGGESTPSRAVVQSAGQGFRLKAQTMKDEFNRAGPVMHLLLRYTQALITQMAQTAVCNRHHSLDQQLCRWLLLSLDRLQGSELVMTQELIANMLGVRREGVTEGALKLQEAGLIRYARGRISVLDRPGLERRTCECYAVVKKEYDRLLPVKLAT
- a CDS encoding Crp/Fnr family transcriptional regulator, yielding MIAPPRHVCAPRQNQLLAALSDAEWNRWQADLQLVDLRQGQVLSESGTAPVYAYFPTTAIVSLLYLTQEGASTEIAVVGNDGVVGFSLFMGGNATPSQAVVQHAGQAYRLPAQAVRNEVNRAGPMLAILLRYTQLMMTQMAQTATCNRYHSINQQLCRRLLLGLDRLPAGELVMTQELLASLLGVRRESVTAAALKLQQAGVIRYRRGHIQVLDRQRLEQCTCECYTPAPKEYNAPPSPRPALLAA
- a CDS encoding Crp/Fnr family transcriptional regulator codes for the protein MATPENHLIDLLPRKDRLHLLGLCEPVHLVLGAVLCEPAKATRHVYFPIDGFISLVAAIDGKPGLEVGMVGREGMLGAQLALGVKTVPLHALVQGPGTAWRIDARDFRRELIDSQALQRVMNRYLYVVMAQLATSAVCLRFHLIGPRLARWLLMSQDRAHSDSFPVTQEFLAYMLGVRRVGVTAAAGALQRSGLIEYHRGELKVLDRSGLEAAACDCYGADRQVYAGVLA
- a CDS encoding YihY/virulence factor BrkB family protein, which gives rise to MHIDTRSCWTLARQVANSWIDDYAPSMGAALAYYTMFSLAPLLLIVISVAGFVFGQDAARGEIAGQLRSLMGDQGASAVQGLLASVHKPAEGAAATAAGVVLLFVGATSVFGELQDSLDRIWRVPAQRRTNGWLALVRARLLSFGMILAIGFLLIVSLVVSAALATAGRWLEPSFGAWYAVAAAANAVGGFLLVGAMFALIYKVMPRARVQWKDVWVGAVFTALLFTLGKSLIGWYVGGSGIVSGFGAAGSLVVILLWVYYSAQIFLIGAEFTWVYANTLGSRKEGNNEVRTRAQASTPA
- a CDS encoding hemerythrin domain-containing protein; the encoded protein is MTTATTATTATKRTTERPPTKKPQDATALLRADHEAVGQLFDDYEKTRSAARKKEIVAKICTELGVHAQIEEEIFYPAVKLALKDKELVPEATVEHATLKALVAQVEGVEPEGEMFEARIQVLCEYVKHHVKEEQEQMFPKAKSSNLDLQALGAKLAERKAQLLAQRD
- a CDS encoding plasmid stabilization protein, whose product is MEGIIMSTNPWSPKRERQYAHIKESLFKPGKGAQLAGEIAARTVNKERAQHGEAEQANASSLNDVPAGRRGGRHSHLGAGGRTLVQLRNEARQRGVKGRSRTSEAQPEQPLNAPRRINARTAVNVAAASERPTTRAAI
- a CDS encoding PRC-barrel domain-containing protein, whose product is MNYEERDTYGMYKTNPSGSSGSEVRQGPGPTLLGADTLIGNDVYNQQDEDLGGIKEIMLDTRTGRVGYAVLSFGGFLGMGEKLFAVPWNALTLDSENKRFVLNVDKDRLKNAPGFDKDSWPDMADKTWADDIHAYYGTKPYADDMHA